In one window of Frigoriglobus tundricola DNA:
- a CDS encoding IS630 family transposase — MARPKPALILSDDERQKLTTWANRPKSTQRLALRARIVLACADETSNKAVASQLGVCAATVGTWRNRFVAQRLDGLVDEPRPGAPRTVTDADIERVVTATLETKPKAATHWSTRGMAQATGMSQSTISRIWRTFELKPHRADTFKLSTDPYFVEKVRDVVGLYLAPPDRAIVLSVDEKSQVQALDRTQPVLPMTPAQVERGTHDYVRHGTTSLVAALDVATGKVIGTCHRRHRHQEFLKFLDHVDATLPREPGVSVHIVLDNYATHKTPAVKRWFVRHPEYHLHFIPTSSSWLNQVERFFAEITEKRIRRGVFKSVHALEQAITEYLAEHNADPKPFAWVADADSILDRIKRVCERTSDSGH; from the coding sequence ATGGCGCGCCCCAAACCGGCCCTCATTCTGTCCGATGACGAGCGCCAGAAGCTCACCACCTGGGCCAACCGGCCCAAGAGCACCCAACGACTCGCGCTCCGCGCGCGGATCGTCCTGGCCTGTGCCGACGAGACCAGCAATAAGGCCGTCGCCTCCCAACTCGGGGTCTGTGCGGCCACCGTGGGCACCTGGCGGAACCGGTTCGTCGCCCAGCGACTCGACGGCCTGGTCGATGAGCCCCGGCCCGGCGCCCCGCGCACGGTCACGGATGCCGACATCGAGCGGGTGGTCACCGCCACCCTGGAGACCAAGCCCAAAGCCGCCACCCACTGGAGCACCCGGGGCATGGCCCAGGCCACCGGGATGTCGCAATCGACCATCAGTCGGATCTGGCGCACGTTCGAGCTGAAGCCGCACCGGGCCGACACGTTCAAGCTGTCCACCGACCCGTACTTCGTGGAGAAGGTCCGGGACGTGGTCGGGTTGTACCTGGCCCCACCGGACCGGGCCATCGTCCTGTCGGTGGACGAGAAGAGCCAGGTCCAGGCGTTGGACCGCACCCAGCCCGTCCTGCCGATGACCCCGGCCCAGGTCGAGCGGGGCACCCACGACTACGTGCGGCACGGCACCACGTCGCTGGTCGCGGCCCTGGACGTGGCCACCGGGAAGGTGATCGGGACGTGCCACCGGCGGCACCGGCACCAGGAGTTCCTGAAGTTCCTCGACCACGTGGATGCCACCCTACCCCGGGAACCGGGCGTGAGCGTGCACATCGTGTTGGACAACTATGCGACCCACAAGACGCCGGCCGTCAAGCGCTGGTTCGTGCGGCATCCCGAGTACCACCTGCACTTCATCCCGACCAGCAGCTCGTGGCTCAACCAGGTCGAGCGGTTCTTCGCCGAGATCACGGAGAAGCGGATCCGCCGCGGGGTGTTCAAAAGTGTCCACGCCCTCGAGCAGGCGATCACCGAGTACCTGGCCGAACACAATGCCGACCCGAAGCCGTTCGCCTGGGTCGCCGACGCCGATTCCATCCTCGACCGCATCAAGAGGGTTTGCGAACGGACTTCCGACTCAGGACACTAA
- a CDS encoding sigma-70 family RNA polymerase sigma factor: MTTRSLARVVPQLRAAGLVRDGTAADAELLEQFLSGRDAAAFEVLVRRHGPMVFAVCRRVLRHTQDAEDAFQATFLVLAHKAATVSPRGNLAGWLHGVAFKTAQKARYRAGRRTEVETRVPPRTPPEMHPDTNWAEVEPVLDEELARLPDHYRLPIVMCDLEARLRTEVARVLGCSEGTLSSRLTRGRRLLADRLRRRGVHLSVAALAAGLTQRSAVAEPLIRATVPVALFDKVTSLVPPSVADLATGVMKSMFLKKLQMTAFAAVAVAALALTGAGAYRGHAAAPVPKAAPVPAADDKKLTESLADAEGRLLMNRKVLKDMKCDIDQLDRIMDALEAAEKKAIQKANEAWQLKMNMVGGAPQNPDAANRIVREAEDAGENELRKAVAGVVADVLTPAQRKRFRQIDWQYRGYQVFTSPTVIKALGITARQQDLFAANARQVDEEAAQAFQVKLPALPDGAAKMIDVVKVGREVRAAGMNRALAILTDEQRAEWKKLMGEPFTHPLPGNFPRLVVGTAARLAP; encoded by the coding sequence ATGACGACCCGTTCTTTAGCCCGCGTGGTCCCCCAGTTGCGGGCCGCCGGGCTGGTGCGGGACGGCACGGCGGCCGACGCCGAGCTTCTGGAACAGTTCCTCTCGGGCCGCGACGCGGCCGCGTTCGAGGTGCTGGTGCGCCGCCACGGGCCGATGGTGTTCGCCGTCTGTCGGCGGGTCCTCCGCCACACGCAGGACGCCGAGGACGCGTTCCAGGCGACGTTCCTCGTACTGGCCCACAAGGCCGCGACCGTGTCCCCCCGCGGCAACCTGGCCGGGTGGCTCCACGGGGTCGCCTTCAAGACCGCACAAAAGGCCCGGTACCGGGCCGGCCGCCGGACCGAGGTCGAAACGCGCGTGCCCCCACGGACCCCGCCCGAGATGCACCCCGACACGAACTGGGCCGAGGTGGAACCGGTCCTCGACGAGGAACTCGCCCGGCTGCCCGACCACTACCGGCTCCCGATCGTGATGTGCGATCTCGAAGCCCGGCTCCGGACCGAAGTCGCGCGCGTTCTCGGTTGCTCCGAGGGGACGCTCTCCTCCCGATTGACGCGCGGCCGGCGCCTGCTCGCCGACCGCCTCCGGCGCCGCGGCGTTCACCTGTCCGTCGCCGCCCTCGCCGCCGGGCTCACCCAGCGCTCCGCCGTTGCGGAACCCCTGATCCGTGCCACCGTCCCCGTTGCACTCTTTGACAAAGTGACGAGTCTGGTGCCCCCCAGCGTCGCCGATCTGGCGACAGGAGTGATGAAAAGCATGTTCCTGAAGAAGCTTCAAATGACCGCGTTCGCCGCGGTCGCGGTCGCCGCCCTGGCCCTCACGGGGGCCGGGGCGTACCGGGGGCACGCGGCGGCCCCGGTTCCGAAGGCGGCCCCGGTCCCCGCGGCCGATGATAAGAAGCTCACCGAGAGCCTCGCGGATGCCGAGGGCCGGCTCCTGATGAACCGTAAGGTTCTCAAGGACATGAAGTGCGACATCGACCAGCTCGACCGGATCATGGACGCCCTGGAAGCGGCCGAGAAGAAAGCGATCCAGAAAGCCAACGAAGCGTGGCAGTTGAAGATGAACATGGTCGGAGGCGCCCCTCAAAACCCGGACGCGGCCAACCGAATCGTCCGAGAAGCGGAGGACGCCGGTGAAAACGAGTTACGCAAAGCGGTCGCCGGCGTGGTCGCCGACGTTCTCACACCGGCCCAGCGGAAGCGGTTCCGCCAGATCGATTGGCAGTACCGCGGCTACCAGGTGTTCACGTCCCCCACTGTAATCAAGGCCCTTGGCATCACCGCCCGACAACAGGACCTGTTCGCGGCGAACGCCCGGCAGGTCGATGAGGAGGCCGCTCAGGCGTTCCAGGTGAAACTACCGGCTCTGCCCGACGGCGCGGCCAAGATGATCGATGTTGTGAAAGTGGGGCGGGAGGTTCGGGCCGCGGGGATGAATCGGGCGCTGGCGATTCTGACCGACGAACAGAGGGCCGAGTGGAAGAAGCTCATGGGTGAACCGTTCACCCACCCGCTTCCGGGCAACTTCCCGCGTTTGGTGGTGGGAACGGCGGCCCGGTTGGCACCGTGA
- a CDS encoding virginiamycin B lyase family protein, translated as MRRSWWSRLLGNVGPRKPIRRARPGHLQLEALEDRIDPATFTESGTSLGLVLTTNEALGIVANSGTYTLTLTGGTWTGTDSANVTGNGTATLTVTATGVSTYTTGIAVTDTGSTGGDSVAFNTSASSTYTNDFTVTLTHSSSGAGTPGLAFSGLTTFAGSAALTAQVNGDVIVNTGASVTLGSGALSLSATGTNAPLTLNGNVLDASGNVTFQATGAVTEASGVTVNTAGSVTLAADVTAAGAGDDGTGTLTVNGNAYGATLTLRGAAEDIGATATVGDAARISTYIPSGLSGPYGLAIDSSGNLYVSNFHGNTVSKYGPTGALISAAYLSGLNNPAGLAFDASGNLYVSNNGAGTISKYSPTGTLINAAFATGLTNVTGLAFDSSGNLYAAVFTLGTVVKVTPGGTASNFLTGLSDPNNLAFDSSGNLYVTSANNGTVSKYSSAGTLINATFASGLNDTQGIAFDASDNLYIANFGANDVIKVTPGGTTSTFATGLDGPTGLVFDAAGNLYATGANQSFTGTTVSKISAALAVTTHVTIASSVSSRPMEFGGTNNAAVAGVDLTSAELARIVTSATGTVVYGSITQTGTITFAGATTATTAGAATSVVQSATGAGQIVFDNSNGTALNGNGGTVALTPGTGQLSATLATSSALIATNGFTATGLTLNLALGFAPSPGTTITLVANSGGAIVGAFTNLAAGGTTGLSFGGTAYTFNINYAGSGNSLVIGVPSVVLPVAFRPSVYVTFGPQGGEVVDVVDGTGALTQYDSTGTHALAGGVLTISAAFGPQGEVFEVVDSTGTLTQYDSAGAHVIAGGVANANVAFAPDGTEVLLVTMQSGAYVQYDANGMHALSSSVQYASLTFGPQGEVLEVVDATGTLTQYTSAGAQALFGGAVAAYVTFGPQGEILDVLDTTGTLTRYTSASSAGLSGGVNAASVAYGTPGEALAVVDSANTLTRYDATGAATIAGSTRAASVAFTPLGELLLVTTLTGSYVQYDANGMHVLAGGNA; from the coding sequence ATGCGTCGATCGTGGTGGTCTCGGCTGCTGGGAAATGTTGGACCGCGGAAGCCGATCCGGCGGGCGCGGCCCGGGCACTTGCAACTCGAAGCGCTCGAGGACCGGATCGACCCGGCCACGTTCACCGAATCGGGTACGAGCCTCGGCCTCGTACTCACAACGAACGAGGCACTGGGCATCGTCGCGAACAGCGGGACCTACACCCTCACGCTCACGGGCGGGACCTGGACCGGCACCGACAGTGCCAACGTGACGGGTAACGGGACCGCCACCCTCACCGTCACCGCGACCGGCGTGAGCACCTACACGACCGGCATCGCCGTGACCGACACCGGCAGCACCGGCGGCGACTCGGTCGCCTTCAACACCTCGGCCTCGTCCACCTACACCAACGACTTCACCGTCACCCTGACCCACTCGTCCTCGGGCGCCGGCACCCCCGGGCTGGCCTTTTCCGGGCTCACCACCTTCGCGGGCAGCGCGGCCCTGACCGCTCAGGTGAACGGCGACGTCATCGTCAACACCGGCGCCAGCGTCACCCTGGGCAGCGGCGCCCTGAGCCTGTCGGCCACGGGAACCAACGCGCCGCTCACCCTCAACGGGAACGTTCTCGACGCGAGCGGCAACGTGACGTTCCAGGCCACCGGCGCGGTCACCGAAGCCAGCGGCGTCACGGTCAACACCGCCGGGTCGGTGACGCTCGCCGCGGACGTGACGGCGGCCGGGGCCGGCGACGACGGCACCGGCACGCTGACGGTCAACGGCAACGCCTACGGGGCCACGCTCACCCTGCGCGGCGCGGCCGAGGACATCGGCGCGACCGCCACCGTCGGTGACGCCGCGCGCATCAGCACCTACATCCCCAGCGGCCTGAGCGGCCCGTACGGCCTGGCCATCGACTCCAGCGGGAACCTCTACGTCTCGAACTTCCACGGCAACACGGTGAGCAAGTACGGGCCGACCGGCGCGCTCATCAGCGCCGCGTACCTGTCCGGGCTGAACAACCCGGCCGGGCTCGCGTTCGACGCCAGCGGCAACCTCTACGTTTCCAACAACGGTGCGGGCACCATCAGCAAGTACAGCCCGACCGGCACGCTCATCAACGCCGCGTTCGCGACCGGGCTGACCAACGTCACCGGCCTGGCGTTCGACAGCAGCGGCAACCTGTACGCCGCCGTCTTCACCCTCGGCACCGTGGTCAAGGTGACCCCGGGCGGCACCGCCAGCAATTTCCTGACCGGGCTGAGCGACCCCAACAATCTGGCGTTCGACAGCAGCGGGAACCTGTACGTGACCTCGGCCAACAACGGCACGGTGAGCAAGTACAGTTCGGCGGGAACCCTGATCAACGCCACGTTCGCGTCCGGGTTAAACGATACCCAGGGTATCGCGTTCGACGCCAGCGACAACCTGTACATCGCCAACTTCGGCGCGAACGACGTGATCAAGGTGACGCCGGGCGGCACGACGAGCACCTTTGCGACCGGCCTCGACGGCCCGACCGGGCTGGTGTTCGACGCCGCCGGCAACCTGTACGCCACCGGCGCGAACCAGTCGTTCACCGGCACCACGGTGAGCAAGATCTCCGCGGCCCTCGCCGTCACCACCCACGTGACGATCGCGTCGTCGGTGTCGAGCCGGCCGATGGAGTTCGGCGGGACGAACAACGCCGCCGTGGCCGGGGTCGACCTGACCAGCGCCGAACTGGCCCGGATCGTCACGTCCGCCACCGGCACGGTCGTTTACGGCTCCATCACGCAGACCGGCACCATCACCTTCGCCGGCGCCACCACCGCCACGACCGCCGGGGCGGCCACGTCCGTCGTGCAATCGGCCACGGGCGCCGGCCAGATCGTGTTCGACAACAGCAACGGCACGGCCCTGAACGGGAACGGCGGCACCGTGGCCCTGACCCCCGGCACCGGGCAGCTCAGCGCCACCCTCGCGACGAGCAGCGCCCTGATCGCCACGAACGGCTTCACGGCCACCGGCCTGACCCTGAACCTGGCGCTCGGCTTCGCCCCGAGCCCGGGGACCACGATCACGCTCGTCGCGAACTCGGGCGGCGCCATCGTCGGCGCCTTCACCAATCTGGCCGCGGGCGGGACGACCGGGCTGAGCTTCGGCGGGACCGCGTACACGTTCAACATCAACTATGCCGGCAGCGGCAACAGCCTGGTGATCGGGGTGCCGTCCGTCGTCCTGCCCGTCGCCTTCCGCCCCTCCGTGTACGTGACCTTCGGACCGCAGGGCGGGGAGGTGGTGGACGTCGTGGACGGCACCGGCGCGCTGACCCAGTACGACTCCACCGGCACCCACGCCCTGGCCGGCGGCGTGCTGACGATCTCGGCCGCGTTCGGCCCGCAGGGGGAGGTGTTCGAGGTCGTGGACTCCACCGGCACCCTGACCCAGTACGATTCGGCCGGCGCCCACGTGATCGCCGGCGGGGTCGCGAACGCGAACGTGGCGTTCGCGCCGGACGGGACCGAGGTCCTGCTGGTGACCATGCAGTCCGGCGCCTACGTCCAGTACGATGCCAACGGGATGCACGCCCTGTCGTCGAGCGTGCAGTACGCGAGCCTGACGTTCGGGCCGCAGGGCGAGGTCCTCGAGGTCGTCGATGCCACGGGCACCCTGACCCAGTACACCTCCGCCGGCGCCCAGGCCCTCTTCGGCGGGGCCGTCGCGGCGTACGTGACGTTCGGCCCCCAGGGCGAGATCCTGGACGTGCTCGATACGACGGGCACCCTGACCCGCTACACCTCCGCCAGTTCCGCCGGTCTCAGCGGGGGCGTGAACGCGGCGAGCGTGGCCTACGGCACCCCCGGCGAGGCGCTGGCGGTGGTCGATTCCGCGAACACGCTGACGCGGTACGACGCCACCGGCGCCGCGACGATCGCCGGCAGCACCCGCGCGGCGAGTGTGGCCTTCACGCCGCTGGGCGAGCTGCTCCTCGTGACGACCCTGACCGGCAGCTACGTCCAGTACGACGCCAACGGGATGCACGTCCTGGCCGGGGGAAATGCGTAA